The genome window TTATTTCTCAATCGTCGGATTATTTATAATTACTTTGTTTTATCTAGATCAGCATGAATTATCTGAACTTTCAAAGTCTTTATCTTTTGCAACCATGATCGCTGGATTTCTATTTCTATTAATTCCAGCAGAAATTGGTTATGATCGAAAGACTGAAGTAGATAGTTACAATTTTTTATTTAAGATCATCCATCTTTTAGATAGACCATACAATTTAGTTCCTTCACTTCATATAACATATAGCTTTTTAATTTTTCTCTGGATTTACCCTAAAGAAAAAAATTCTTTGTTTCATAATCTTTATATTATTTGGATAATTCTGATTTGTATATCAGTATTGGTTATCCATCAACATCATCTAATCGATATTATATCTGGAATATTTCTAGCCTTCGTAAGCTTTTACATATTCGGTTTTCGGAAGCGGAGTCGGCGCAATTTCTAAATTCAGCTTTGGACCAGTCCAGAGCCTAAAATATTGCTTCAGATAACTTATGGGTTTGATTTTTTGATTCTTCAGTCCGGATTCTTTTAGATAGATCCAAGGAAGGTTAGGATCAAGATGGTGTTCGTAATCCCAGTTGCTATGCAATAAGAGCTTTTCTAAGACGATATTCGTTGTTAGATTATGTGCGCCTTCTATTACATCACGCTTAGTAAATGCATGTGTGATATATTGTCTTGTAGACCAATTAAAAGCAAAACATAAATACAAAATAAGTGTTTGTTGCCACTGGATCCCTACTATAAAAAACAAAACTAACCATAATAACATCATAAGCAAAGTCTCTAATCGAATACTTAGAATATCTTCATCCTTCATATCTTCGAACATTACTTGTGAGCTTTTAATATTCTGAACTATACTGAGCTTAGTAAAATTTGGATAAATGGATAATAGAATTGGGCCAATGGGAACCATAAACCAAAAGCCGCCGAGTAAAACTAAATACCATCTTAGAATTTGAAAGTATTTTAATTTATTTTCTTCATATAAATCGAACATCTCATGTTCTGTCCGATTGCAACAGTGATGCTTGATATGTGTAATTTTGACCATAGTAAATGATGTCGGAAAAAGAATTGCATTCAAAATTCCAAATACACGATTCAAGTTTGGATTCGAATGCAAATTCATATGTGTTGCTTCGTGCATCAGAGCATAAGAACCTAATAGTAAAAAGGAAAACAGAATACCTACTGGAATTGTTTCTAAAAGACTTAGCCTCGATGCAAAAATCAGCAAGCCAATATTGCAAACAAAATAAGAAATGGATAGAATCCAATTGAGTTGGTTCGGAATAGGATTTTCTTTCATCAAAATTGTCTACTTTAATGGATTTAGAACAAGTATCATAAATTGTAAATTCTAATTTATTGCATAAAATGCGGATAATTCGAATTCTCCGGTAAATAAATATTTTTTTATCTTTTGAAATATTCATTCTATTATTGACAATTTTTAGATACCAATGAAGGTATATCGCTATGGGCAAATTTAATTTTAAATGTTTAGTTATATTTATTTTTTTCTCATCTCTTCTTCCCTCTACGCTCTTCTCGGAAGATTCCGTTCATAATGAACTGAGAAAATTTAAAGTTGAGTTCGAAGAAGCGGTAGAAACCAGAGATATTGCCAAAATGCTCGAATTTGTTCATCCAAATGTGGTTATAACTTTTGTAGATGCGCAAGCTTTGCGAGGACATACAGAGCTCAGTGATTATTTAAATCGTTTACTAAAAGGTCCGTCTAGACTGATAAAAAATTTTAATACTAAAATCGATGTCGATGAGCTAACGATTATGTATGGTAATAATAATGTGGGAATTTCATTTGGTTCGTCTGATGATTATT of Leptospira sp. GIMC2001 contains these proteins:
- a CDS encoding phosphatase PAP2 family protein; this translates as MKIPSRKEIITFSIHFIAQGILFVIVYGITNWLASLRDSHLQLFLEYELLIPFLPEFIFIYFSIVGLFIITLFYLDQHELSELSKSLSFATMIAGFLFLLIPAEIGYDRKTEVDSYNFLFKIIHLLDRPYNLVPSLHITYSFLIFLWIYPKEKNSLFHNLYIIWIILICISVLVIHQHHLIDIISGIFLAFVSFYIFGFRKRSRRNF
- a CDS encoding fatty acid desaturase, producing MKENPIPNQLNWILSISYFVCNIGLLIFASRLSLLETIPVGILFSFLLLGSYALMHEATHMNLHSNPNLNRVFGILNAILFPTSFTMVKITHIKHHCCNRTEHEMFDLYEENKLKYFQILRWYLVLLGGFWFMVPIGPILLSIYPNFTKLSIVQNIKSSQVMFEDMKDEDILSIRLETLLMMLLWLVLFFIVGIQWQQTLILYLCFAFNWSTRQYITHAFTKRDVIEGAHNLTTNIVLEKLLLHSNWDYEHHLDPNLPWIYLKESGLKNQKIKPISYLKQYFRLWTGPKLNLEIAPTPLPKTEYVKAYEG
- a CDS encoding YybH family protein, producing MGKFNFKCLVIFIFFSSLLPSTLFSEDSVHNELRKFKVEFEEAVETRDIAKMLEFVHPNVVITFVDAQALRGHTELSDYLNRLLKGPSRLIKNFNTKIDVDELTIMYGNNNVGISFGSSDDYFNLTEGLEFHSKSRWTATLVKENNKWLIASAHVSVDMFKNPLLTAAKNSIYIWALISFILGTGLGYGIFRFIQSRK